The nucleotide window CGGGCATGCTCTAGCGAAGATAACCAAAGATCTCCTCTGTCGACCTGGTGTTATATCGACGACATTCTGATATTACAATCTGTTTTAAACCCTTCAAAGAAAACTAACTAGCTCTTTCTCTCCTTCTCTCCCAACAGCATTCACAACAAATTTTACCCGACTGGCCGAAGATCGGCGACAGAATTACACAACCATTTCTTGACCAGCTTATGGTCAGTCAGCTGTTAGAACAGAACCTTACCCTAGGGTTCTTTTTGAAAGGACTCAACGGTCCCCCGGGTCCCCCTGGCCCAGCTGGACCAGCGGGAGAGCCCGGACCTCCCGGTTTACCCGGTGCTGCCGGTTCCCCTGGACATGTTGGTGAGGATGGTGCACCAGGAGCCACTGGAACGCCCGGCCCCCCTGGTCCACCAGGACCTCCCGGAATGCCCGGAGACAAGGGAGATCCCGGAGAACAAGGAGCCCCCGGTGCTGCAGGTCTTCCTGGAGCTCCTGGTCTTCCAGGTCTTCAAGGTCCCATGGGTCCTGCGGGTCCCGAACCGATTATGCCGGTAAGTATCAGTTTACTAGCAGTCTTTATAGTTAACTGCTGTTCGAAGACACTCGGCACACTTGAGACAAAACCAATGGAAGAATCACATATTGTATTTGAAATTGTATGTTTCATAGCAATATTAAAATACAAATATTATGAAGAATTCTATACATTAGCGTCCAAATGATTAAGATTTCgagatgaaaagaaaaggttgGGTAACCTTTGAAGAATACGGCACTCTCGGCAAGAAATGTGTTCGGCAATGTTTTAAGCTGGGAGGCTTCTAACCCAATAAGGCACCGACATGttacgttttcttttttcagaactTCACTGTAATCTGCGAAGGAGAGAAGGGATGGGTGCAGTGCAAACAATACGAGCTGATCAAGGTCACAAAGTCATTCTGGGGTCGTGATGATCATGTGACATGTCCCAAGATTCCAGCAGGGCTCACATCCGATAGGCTTTGCGAGACGAGCGCCGATAACACTATCGACAAAATTAATGGACAATGTAAAAACGAACAAGCCTGTGAGGTGGTCGCCTCTAACATTTTCTTCGATGACAACAGTTGTGGTAACGTGTACAAGTATTTAAAAATCTGGTACGAGTGCATTCCGGATGAAGCCAACGCCGTGGACGTGCTGAAAGAAGGAGGAAAACgccgacgacgacgacgaaagAAGAAGAGATCGACCAAAGAGAAGAGATCCACGAAGGAATAAACACGACAGACTGTAGtttaacaaaattaacaaaCGCTACAACGAATACTTCAACAACAAACTCGATTTCTGAAGCACTTTCGCTTTGGAGTTTATGACCACTTCGCAAAACATTCTCGTTAACAGAAAAAGCATGCTTACCAGTTAAGCAATATTTCGCAGTGTGCAGCAAAATCCACATGAGTGAGAGTCCTGGCACTTTGTGTCAACATGTATGTATATTGAAGTTTAACTTTATTTGATAAAGAATGTACCAATTGAGATCAAAGTCGCCGCCTCGGCGACTCAATTAGTTGATTTAGGAGGTTACGAGATCAGGTATTCTGGTCAAAAGGGGGGAATACGGATTAGCCGGTCCCCTCCCCTCTCAAAGTTGTGTTGAT belongs to Acropora muricata isolate sample 2 chromosome 9, ASM3666990v1, whole genome shotgun sequence and includes:
- the LOC136929928 gene encoding uncharacterized protein, which codes for MGLRGGVGCLLALFVGLIWLESTHSQQILPDWPKIGDRITQPFLDQLMVSQLLEQNLTLGFFLKGLNGPPGPPGPAGPAGEPGPPGLPGAAGSPGHVGEDGAPGATGTPGPPGPPGPPGMPGDKGDPGEQGAPGAAGLPGAPGLPGLQGPMGPAGPEPIMPNFTVICEGEKGWVQCKQYELIKVTKSFWGRDDHVTCPKIPAGLTSDRLCETSADNTIDKINGQCKNEQACEVVASNIFFDDNSCGNVYKYLKIWYECIPDEANAVDVLKEGGKRRRRRRKKKRSTKEKRSTKE